The sequence atatgtGAATTGCTTGGgccctaaaatattttttaaaaaatagtgataTTGCCCATCACTAATTTCCAGATCCTACGAGGATGTCTTCAAATAcgttttttttatatgactaacagtctgaaacacaaatatctacattaatataaaaaagaaagggcagcatgttttcacatttcagaggaaGGAATAAGAAAGAGTAAGGCATGACTTAAATCATCAGCTGATTGACCaaattattgattgattttaatggTCGTTTCTGTACCCCTTAAATTAAGACAGCCTTTGTGAATACATTGTCAGAtcttttggtcatatttttccaAGCAAACTTTCATGGTGGACTTTGATTGTTTTCCAAAAACCAAACTGAATAtgctgaaatattaattttatttttatttatttatttatttatctattttacagttttcagcAGTGAGTTTTTTGCATATAGTGAGATAAACATTCATTTGAGatcgttttttttaatcagtgagAAATAAAGCAGAGGTGGAGTTGTTATTTTGCAGGCGCAAGTACCATGTGGACTAGGTTATCACCGATAATCAATCAATTTAATTGGTCCTTTGTCGTACATTTTTGGTCCTGTTAAGTGATAGTAATATGTATGAATTAAACACTCTTTCATTATTTCCCTTCAGCTTGGCTCTCTGCAGAGAACAGAATGTCTAAAAGTGAAACAGAAGAGATGATAGAGATCGAGATCGATGAACGGGAGAAACAGGCGTGCCTGGAGGAAGGGTAAGCGAGATGATGGTGACTTAAACTGCATACTCTTGCacatgcaataaaaacacatttacaagtATTTGACCCTCTCCTTTTATACGTGTAGAGTTGAGGAGCAGACCATCACGGCATCAGATTTGATTCAACAAGATATTGACATCAACGAGCCTATTGGCAATTTGAAGAAGCTCTTGGAGCCTCGTATCCAAATTTCACTGGATCCATATGAGATCTGCTTGCAGGACATTCAGGTAGGTATACATAAATAGATAATCTCATGATCTCTTGTTGCTCTTGTCCATGAAACAGTCTGATAGCAATCTCTTGGAGCAAAGCATGTGTCTGATTCAGCTtacctgttgtttttcttcttagCTTCACCCTGACCACAGCCTCTTCGATCAGGGAGTGAAGACAGACGGCACCGTGCAGCTCAGCCTGCAGATTATTACCAAACCAGGTATTGATAACACACCTCAGAGATCAGGAATAAACAGCCATAAATTGTTGTCTGTGTCCAAAATTAAGtttgcacattcacacatgaaGGTGGATCATCTCTGTTGTTTCCCTTCGTCCAGGTGAGGAGAAGttgaacattttggaaattgtGAAGCCGGTAGAAACAGTCGAGGTGGTGATTGATCCAGATGCAGCCGGAGAGGAAGGAGCTCTGGTGGAGGAGGGTCAGCTCATCGCTGTGGAGCGATCTGGCCTCTCTGATGAGACCTCGGAGCAGGTCACACGCTGGGCAGCAGCACTCGAAGGCTACCGCAAAGAGCAGGTTCGCCTGGGCATACCTTACGGTGAGAAACACTTTAAACAGATACATTACTGTAGGAAAAACAATCCTTAATGTGGTGACAAATAAACAcggtgtgtctctctctctcctcagatCCGGTGCTCTGGTCAGCTGACCAGGTGATCCACTGGGCCGTGTGGGTGATGAAGGAGTTTAACATCGATGAGATGGAAATTGGCAGCATTCACATCCCAGGCCGAGATCTCTGTGGATTCAGCCAGGAGGAGTTTCTTCAGAAAGTTCCCAATGGAGAGATACTCTGGAGTCACCTGGAGCTCCTGCGCAAATGTGAGTGAGATAGAGTTAAAGGTTTGAGGAGAGTGTGTGTCCACACACtgagtacgtttacatgatgttagaaaaagtctaattattgtgtcagtcctactaaactggacttttaaaatatgtgtaaacATGTTGATCCAATTGAAATCAGACTCAGTcacatttaaataacatacCAAGATAATTCGGTTGGGGGTCAATTTACTCGTTGATGTATACGCCTCAAATGGACCAGAACTGGCTTTGGCAGTCCGCACATGCTTCATAGTCGCCGTGCCAGACTTTGACCTGGAAGCATAAATTTGTGGAagaaagccaggaaaaacaacagagggggaagaaaacaaagcaagatGAAGGTATCAAGTAAAGCATAGAGCACATACGAAAGGTACAGCGCTgaaaaagttatccatgttctCTCTGTTCGACATGAAATCTGTTTGCTAACGTGTTTTGGTGCGTGACGTAATCTGTCAACCTGAAGACAGTCCAacagcaactagctgaaagaaGGCATACTGCATCTACCGTGGCAGAGTCAAACATACTTCCATCACTAAATCgattctcccccagtgcttgtatactgggacaagaccagtagtccaattaaacgGCCTAATAGAGCTTTGACTGTAGCGCGACtgaactgtgcatgtaaacgtaaaAGTGTTGATGGTTGACagtcaaataaaggcaacagTTGCATCCCATTTGTTTGTGGGACAGTAATCGCAGCCTTTGATACAGAATTTGTCCTAATTCCTTAACTGTCCTATCCTGTTAATTTCAGATGTGTTGGCGAGTCAGGACCAGTCTGGAGGCGACGCTACTGTCACCATCGACCAACGTAAGTCTTGTATTGCAAAGTAAACTAAAAAGGGGCAATTTAAGGTCTccataaaacatggaaatgttCCTGAAGAGACTCAACTATGGACTAGATTTTGCCAGTCATGAGTTGCTCAAGATCTTTATCTGATCCGATGAGACATGACACAGAGAACCCTTTTACTAGCCTACAGGGTagcaaaatcttttttttttttttaaaaaaaaaaaagaaagttggaACAGACCTAGAAaatttaaagctggggtaggaaGAAAGCGACTAAGAATACACCCCActcctgcagctctcccctctctgtcctaagcccctcccaccaggTGACCACAGGCAAATGCACGAGCTTCACACAGTAACTGAACGACTTTAAGAAACTCTAGAAAGTCCAGTTGCCAACGATTTAGCCTTTAGAATCCCCACAGTAACCCAGTTTTCCCCAAACTTTGCATTATTTAATCCTGTTTCATTGTAGCACTTTCTCTCAGCCCCTCCTGGCCCAGCACTCTGTCTCTGCTAATCAGACCACAAATGGGACAAGAATTAGCTCACTAGCCACCCCACCGTCCGTCCGCCTCGCTCTCTGACACTGCTTCCTCGGGAGGAGAGCCGGAGCTTGAATTCAGccacttgaattacaatatgctcaGTTTATTATGAGATTTATGCCCAAATGATGCCAAAATTAAACTGCTACTCCAGCTTTAAGAGAGGATACTGATCTTTTCGTGCAGATTTAACAGTTCTCCTTACAACACAGTGGAAACTAAACACTTGCAGTTGTTGTGCTCAGTGATATTCTGTCTATCTCTAACTTTTCCGTCCGTGTCTCCAGCTGTGCAGATAATTCCCGCTCAAGTGAGCACACCCACTGCCATAAAGGTATTGAAACAGAGCCGTGGCCCTAGAGCTCCCCGAATTTCAGGAGGAGAGGAACGCAGCTCGCCTGGCAACCGCACAGgtagtgtgtgtatacacacacacacacacacacacacacacacacacacacacacacaacctctgtCTTCAGACAGCTTGAAAGCACAGATTAGCTGCAACTACATTTCACACGAAATACCTTGTTTCCAGGTAACAACGGTCAGATCCAGTTGTGGCAGttcctgctggagctgctgacaGACAAGGACGCACGTGACTGCATCTCCTGGGTGGGCGAGGATGGAGAGTTCAAACTCAACCAGCCAGAGCTTGTAGCACAGAAATGGGGCCAACGCAAGAACAAGCCAACGATGAACTATGAGAAACTCAGCAGAGCCCTCAGgtttgcatctgtttttaaagctttgcATCAAACTTTATAAAGTCATCTtcataaaactgataaaaaatcaaaatctgtgCAGAAGACCCCCagaacacacacccacacacaacgAAATTGCAAACTATGGATAACGCAATATGTGTATCATTCAACATGCTTTcgtttaaataaacagtagtATGTATTTACCATACCATTACTTtaacaattatatttttgttaacatataAAACTAATTATGTAGTTGCAGATTAATGTTCTTGAACAATAAAACATTCTCAGTGGTTTTGTCATATCTACAGAAATATCATTACTGCAAACATGCCCTGAAATATcttgatattattttaaggcCATACCGCCCACCCTTAGTGTCATAGTAGCTTGTTGAAGATGTgtaatgatgaaaacaaaacgtccttttttgtttcaaatttatttaaaaaaatattctcgTCTGACTTTATTTGTGCAGCGAGATTCTGACTTTTACGTTCTCCTGCAGGTATTACTACGACGGGGACATGATTAGCAAGGTGCAGGGCAAGCGTTTCGTCTACAAGTTTGTGTGCGACCTGAGAACTCTGATCGGCTACAGCGCCGCTGAGCTCAACAACCTGGTGACCGAGTGTGAACAGAAGAAACTGGCCCGCATGCAGATGCACGGGATCGGTCAGCCCATCACCACAGTGACGCTGGCCACCACGACACTAGACAAAGACAGTTGAAGGAGGACGCATCAGAGCGCACTCCAGCTGCCAAAGTTTGTTCTCCACCGCTGATTGGAAATCAACTCTCTTCTTCGACACGGCTGTGTTTATCAGGCACAGAAATGCAAAGCTGATCCCTGATCAGTGCGGATTAACAACTTTGTTATTGTCTTTACAGTTTGAAGTTATACTGAGGCAGGAAGaagttttatcttttctttaacTCTAACCAAGAGAAGTGTGTTCAGGATGAGGAGATGGATGTGTGTGATGACTAAgaagtgctctgtgtgtgtgtgtgtgtgtgagtgagagtgagagagactgaatgtatgagtgtgtgactgagtgATGAGCTTTGTGTACTGCGTTCCTTGTCTGTAGTTTAGGATCATTTCCACTGTATATACCGGTacttcatgtttttgatagcCACAAGGACAagtgtattttcatattttccattTATAGAGGacctgttttgtattttatttagtgtttgttCCCTAAATTGTTGGACCCTTTTTTGTCCACTAGAGGGAATAAAGTGGCAAGCATTTTTCTTAATGTCTGCGATTCAGTCTTTTCATCTCTCAGCCCAGCAGAGTGATTTCCAAGTAATCACACTGATGTCAGTTCAAAATGAACAGTAAGTGACACTGATGATACTCTGTTTACTGCTCTGAGCAGAATGATTTAAATGCATTCAGGACACAATAATACGGACACTGCGCGCTTACAGGTGTTGTATCAAAGTCTGGTGCCCTTTGAAATAGTGTTCCCCTCCTGTTAAAATGTTTCCCACGGCACCAACACTGGAAATTCTTGCAGTGAAGTATTGAATTCAGATAATAAGCTACCTCTAAGTACaaggtttccacacattttcatggacaaaatttcaaaacttttccatgacagGAAccatcaggatttttttcccttgccaGACTTGccagtcattttttaacatttcagtttcagctagctggcatacatgaaaGGAGAGATGTAGctggggagaaaatgaagaaacaaatGTGGTAAAACTAAACGTCCCACATGGATACAGATTAGAGCACCAGATAATGATTAattgacagctacagaaaataaatattctgtAACATTGCGTGTAAGGTTACCAACcaaagattactgtaacaatttctttgcacaacaaaattccatgattaTTCCCGAAACTTTCCATATTTACTAGTTAGTAGACTTTACCAGTcctcaaaaatgtaattgtgaaattccatgacttttccaggttttcaatgacTTTGGGAACCCTGACAGCAATAGCTGTCTAcataaaacaaattatattaaCTACAATGGCAGTCAGTAATTTCTAACAATTGCATTGCCCacagttttctgtttcttcAAAGAAATGCACTTTAAATGACCTCATGCTGGCTATTCTACCTGTTCTTATTTACATCGCTGGTAACCTACATTAAAttctaatatatatacatacacattatACTATATTCTTTACCTCAGTTACACCGTGATGAGTAGAAGTGTATTGTTTCTTCCTCAGCATCACCAAGGTGACAGTTGCTATGACAACCCACCAACCATGAGTCCAGTGATGTCACATTTACTGGACCCCACATCCTCAGTGAAAAACACCtgtcattggaaaaaaaaaacacgatgtACACAGAGAACTTACACCACTTCAGGATGAAAAATCAGTGATTCGATGTGTTTTCTTACCTGTATGTAGTCTCATTCAGAGCACCGGTTAGTCGAATTTGGTAATCATGAAAAGTTTGGATCTACATCAAGGGGATCCAATCCAACGTTGCTTTGAAAACTGGCACAAAAATGTCTGGATAAAGACTGAATCATTATGATCAAGTTTAGAATTTTTTAATAACTTGACCCAGGATATTAGGTTTTCTCTCTCCCAAAAAGGGGTGTGCCAGCTGGAATTTCTGAGAGTAAGGAAAGTTAGCAAGAGCCATTTACAAATACCTGGGGAAATAAGGGTTTAATAATGTATGACAAgagtaaatcaataaataaacagtaccTGAACAATCCTGCAGTGTATCTTTAAGGACTTGCGGCCACCCTGTTTATAATCCTGTTTATACAGCAAGAGATTCAACATAACAAATCAGCCAGAAAGTTCTGTACATTCAAAATTTTATTCATGGTATAGTGAGTGTAGAAAGCTTTTTCTTACTCTAAGCAAATGGTTCATTTAACTACACACAGAGGAAGGTCACTGAATCaatgagagaaacaaaaagcatcttttttttttttctcaacacaaGCCTCCAGAGTGAGCATTGATACAAATTTCAAACATTCACCTGATTAAGAGCTTCAGTTAGTGTGTCTGTACACGAGTGGATACAATATGTAGAGAGGTGATATGTGTTGTATTTCTATGGTATAAAAGCACAATAATATGCATGTC is a genomic window of Plectropomus leopardus isolate mb chromosome 10, YSFRI_Pleo_2.0, whole genome shotgun sequence containing:
- the gabpa gene encoding GA-binding protein alpha chain; this encodes MSKSETEEMIEIEIDEREKQACLEEGVEEQTITASDLIQQDIDINEPIGNLKKLLEPRIQISLDPYEICLQDIQLHPDHSLFDQGVKTDGTVQLSLQIITKPGEEKLNILEIVKPVETVEVVIDPDAAGEEGALVEEGQLIAVERSGLSDETSEQVTRWAAALEGYRKEQVRLGIPYDPVLWSADQVIHWAVWVMKEFNIDEMEIGSIHIPGRDLCGFSQEEFLQKVPNGEILWSHLELLRKYVLASQDQSGGDATVTIDQPVQIIPAQVSTPTAIKVLKQSRGPRAPRISGGEERSSPGNRTGNNGQIQLWQFLLELLTDKDARDCISWVGEDGEFKLNQPELVAQKWGQRKNKPTMNYEKLSRALRYYYDGDMISKVQGKRFVYKFVCDLRTLIGYSAAELNNLVTECEQKKLARMQMHGIGQPITTVTLATTTLDKDS